CGACGACGCCGAGCAGAAGACCCTCCGGGAGATCTCCGCCGAGCTCGAGGCGGCCGTTCAGAAGGTCCGTCAGCGCAGGGACGAGGCGCTGGAGAAGAGCAAGGGGACCATCCAGAAGCTCCCCTACATGTTCCTCAACTTCTTCACCTGGTTGATCTCCTTCCTCATGTACACGCTGAACCTGGACATGACCTGGGCGGGCATGCCCCGGGACGCGTTCGGCTCGGCCATCATCACCAACGTGGGCTCGCTGGGGCTGGACACGGCGTACGTGCCGCTGGTGCCCTACACGCGTGTGCCCATCTTCATCGCCCCGGGCGCCATCAAGGACGCCGCGGTGGTGGAGAACGGCAAGGTGGTGCCGGGGAAGATCATGAACGTGAACGCCTCGTTCGATCACCGCTTCATCGACGGCTTCCACGCCGGCATCCTGGCCACCACGCTGCGCGAGATGTTGGAGAACCCCTTCGAGCACTTCGACAAGCTCGACGACGTGGCCCCCGTACTGCCGGCGGCCGAGGCCAAGGCCGCGGTGTAGGAGCCCCACCCGCTGGGGGCGGGGCTCCTATCGGCCCGGAGC
This is a stretch of genomic DNA from Archangium violaceum. It encodes these proteins:
- a CDS encoding 2-oxo acid dehydrogenase subunit E2, whose amino-acid sequence is MAHLELIPKENVSSFRKLAIGSWKTAYDPTVYGTMTLRMDKALAYIEAFRQKTGIRLTVTHLLAKAMAEALRRCPDANAILRFNKIYLRKRVTVSTLVVQTDGGKVDLTSAKIDDAEQKTLREISAELEAAVQKVRQRRDEALEKSKGTIQKLPYMFLNFFTWLISFLMYTLNLDMTWAGMPRDAFGSAIITNVGSLGLDTAYVPLVPYTRVPIFIAPGAIKDAAVVENGKVVPGKIMNVNASFDHRFIDGFHAGILATTLREMLENPFEHFDKLDDVAPVLPAAEAKAAV